The sequence tatcaaaatgtttttctctctttttttttttctttactgccTTCACCATTCCTGTTTCCCAGTGTGGCTCACACAGAAGCAATCAGTTCTGCTCCCATAGAAACACACaggtgagaaagaaagacagtCTCTGCAGGTGATCCCAGCAAAAACACCCCAATCCCACTGTATGTATCTGTGATCTTCACTGAcatccacagcacagcactcactgcaCCCCTCACAGATCAGATGGTGCTGTTCTCCCAGCAGCCCTCGGGCAGACATACAGCAACTCTGCATCCTATTGAGGCGACCAAGAACATCCCCGTGAGAGCTCGTCCCTTCCTGGTTgcaatgctgtgcttttctcagAGCCCTGGTCCTTCAGGGGCAAACCCTGCACTGAGTGGCCAGGGGTCTCATTATCCACACTCACAACCTTGGCAATAGAGTAAGAGGAAGGTTCAGACTGTTCAGTGCCAAGAACTGGAACTGCAGTTCTTCACAGAGATGAAAGTGCAGCTGATCCTTGTATGATCAAACGACATTGCCCCCTCCTACCCCTTCGTCCTCTCCTCTAACAGAGGAATCATTTCACCTCTGTAGGAGCAGAAGGGTTCCCATGTGAACCAGCgcttctgctctgctggtgcTGACAAGAGATTGGCCCTTGGAGGTAGGCACGAGGTCTTCTCTCCTCTGGCTCCCATTCTGCTGGAAGCCCTCGTGTTTTTACTATTTCCAGATGTGTGTCACGGAGGTCTCCCTTCTGGATCTGCCTCAGAAGCTCTCTCTGGATCACTGTGTAACCCTGGCAGAGGGATGCCGTGGGGATCTGAGCCTTGATGCACTTCCCAGGCAGTCTGACAGCACCGAGTACAGCCAGGGAACGCCGACAAATAACAGACTGAGGTTTTACAAACTCTGCCTTGGACAGCTCATCTCTTAAGGGCCACCTGACCCACAGCAACACAAAACCAGGGCGAGATGCTCCCAAGGCACAAACTCTCCTTGCAGTAAAAGCAGCAGCCATTCTGTTCACATCCTGACTTTTCAGGTAgcctctttcctcctttcttatATGAAGTCACTGCATTGGCTGCTGATTCTGCTCTGAGAAAGCAATTGGCAGCAACTTCTAAAGCATCTTCCTACAGGCaaaattactgtatttctttcaaaatcagcCCTCTCTcacaagtaaatgaaaaaaaaacctctagGAACAGGAACTTTGGAGCAGGGACAGCCCTTGCAGCACACAATGCTGCTACAAGCAGCCTGGCTTACAGAACGGCCCTGCCAACAAATTGCCCTCAAGGCACATCAGCAAGAGAAGTCCAGTGAGGCAAAGGCAAAACTCCAGCACAGTGAGTCGCCAACACAGGAAGGGAGACATGAAATTCCTTCAGAGCCGTGTGAGCTTCAGGATAAGTCTGAGGATTTCACAGCTGAATGCTCCATTCTGACTTCCTGCATCCAGGGTTAATTAGTTCAAGCTTGATAAATCCCCTTATCTTAATGGCTCTGCAGAGATCAGCAAAGAACAccaaataaaaaggagaaaagcagcgACTCTTCCAGCACGCTTTTCCGCTTCTGGAACAATCAGTGGGAGAAGCAGACAGAGCCAGAAAGTGCACGTGAGAGCACAGACCTGACTGCGACCCACAGGAGATACAGGATGGAGGAAAGAGCACGATCTCTTCTCTTCCcctgaaagaaataatgacGTTCAGCACTGGGACCGTCTGGGAGATGGATGCCTGCAGCCAcaggcagaggagcagaaggatctgagctgtgtgctggggtcTGTGTCAGGggctgtgccaggagctgcagaaagggTGCTGGCCATCCAGGCAGATCACTCTAAAAGTAAGGCTGCCTATGGATTTTCATGGAAgatacagcagatacaaagagcacaataacaccacTCGacacagcaaattctcagctacaaaacctATTTTTGACAACCACCGTTAGCTCCACATTCTCACCAGGggtgaacaagagcctgtatgccaCATTCAGAGAACCACGtgccagtggaggtgacccactgccACGAAACGCAGCACCCAGCCCTCACTgcgctcacatccactgtttggttcCCATCACTGCTCACAAGCTCTGAtaatgtcaatgggtgccatttttccacGGGGAGGAActcaattccacacctttgctccgCATGCGCTTCTATGTTAGACAACAGTTTTTCAGACTTACCCCTCTGCTCCGTTATGGGAACAACATGGAGCAGATGTCAGGCTGTTCAGCAGGGCTTGGTGCAAGGAGATGTGTAACGTGGCTGATAAATCTTTCATGAAACGACCTCAATGAAGAACAAAGACCAACCCTACGCACACTTGTGTTCCCTGCAGCACTACTTAGAGACAGTGCAGGACAATACCCAAACTGCCCATCCTGTGTCTGGTGACCAGGATCCAAGCTTATATTCCGGCCTTTGCAAaaacatttgctgctttttgagcGTACAGTGGTCAGCACGCACCATTTATTAACCCAAGACTGCTAGATATAAAGCAGGATGGGAGGAGCCTATTTTTATCTTTGATTATCCAAGCACAGATCAAAGGCTCTGCAGTACGGTAACACTCCAAGGGCTTTTGATAGTGACAGGATGTTTGTGTGGTCACCATAGAGAAAGCAATGTAAAACATCCTGTCCATAGCACGATAAGGTATCAGGATGAGAAGCGGAGACGGGGCTCTGGGGGCAGGCAGTGAGAACCAGTTTGTTTAAACTTGTGCAATTTTGGCAGAGACAAGATAttaattatttctgcagaagtTAGAGCTTGCCCAGTATTCAGGCCAAAAGACGTCTGAAGAGGAAACATCCTGTGCACCAGGCCGGGTGATCAGCACACATTTGATAGCAGCACACTGTGTGGGCTGGATATCTCCATTTCTGGCACAGTAGAAATATGcctgaaatgaagaagaagGCGTCTCTGCTCTGGAAGGCAGAGGGTCAAAGTAGTTACGGGAGCCCAGATCAATGTTCCTTGTCCCCACGCACGTTAGAGACTCTTCCTTACCCAAACACGTCACTGCAATTTGTGGCTGATCACCTCTGAGACATTTCACGACTGGCAGCCAGCTGGAAGTCACACTGTGCTCTAGTACAGAAACGTTTCCATTCACAATGAACACTCACcttttcattgtgtttcttCTTGATCGACCCAGGCACAAGGCAGGCAAATACCTTCCCTGTAAGACTAATCTGGAGTCTTAGACTCAGACTTGTAAAAGATCTGAGTTCACAGCACACTCTGcttgcttccttcctcctggAAATGGAGCACCAAGCCCACATGGAGTGCCAAATCCCAGCTGCCACACAGTGCAGCTTCTAGGGCTGAACCAGAGAGCTGGGGCTCAACACATGCACTTGCAGCTCCTGAGAGCGACTAACTGGTAATTCATTGAGCTGCTCCAAGGAGCCAAGATGGGAGCTATAAACACACATGCACCACTGACCTCAGCAGCTTTCCTATGGTCATCCTCATTCTCCAGCATCCGGACGTCCACCCCAAGGCAGCGGAGATAGCGCCCAAGGCCCTGCAGCATGTTGTCACAGACCACGCTGAACTCTTTTGGGGAGATGGGAGCAGGGGGACGTGGGGTCTCTCTGTCAGATCCTTTGCATTgctacagaaaagcaagagatccgtaagcagcagagaaggctgATGGCCACCGTGTCTGTTTTGCTTCCCTGCATCCTCCCACCAAGACCAACCCAGCTGTCACCTACCCTGTGTTACAGCTGCACCCACACCCTGCAGCACCCCCAGCTGTACGTTCTTTCTTCAATGACCACCTACAGCCTGGGCAAGAGGAAGCACAGAGTGGGGCTAATTTGGAATTAGTCATCTACCCACAGACACCTGGACACCCAAAGCAACCATCTGCAGCCTTTCCCTTGAGAAATGCTACCTTGGTCTCTATGCTTTACACAGACGGAAATATATCTTCCACACTGCTACCCCCCTATCAATATAGACTGCAATCAATATAGATGTGCCAAGGTTTTCTGTGGGAAGGGGATCTGACAGACAGGGGAGAAACAGGTAGACAAAGCAGCCATGTCGGCCTTGTTATCTTTGGGAGTTTAAAAATAGGCAGTGCCTGAATTCTGTTTATTCGATTTCCAGTTGCCGCTGGGGGAGTTCCTGCACTTGGAGACTTTGTCTCTGGGAGGCTCCCGCTACAATGCACAGAGAAGGGAAGTTAATAAGGAGCCTCCAGGGTTCAGCACTGCCTTCAGGAACTTGAACCTGCTGGATGATGGAAGGGCACAACCACCAGCCATGCGGGGTTACAACTCTGTGCTACCCTTGCAGCATTTCACATTAGTTCTGCAGGAGCTGACTTGGGCCTGGAAATGCAGTGGAGCACCATTCAGACACACCTGGGATGACTCAGAACCAGTTCAGACCCCAGGGCTCAGTTTGTGTGATGCTGCACTCTCAGAAGCTTCACACACACTGAAGACTCTGCAGCACCGTTTGGAGGGGCTgggctgcccccagctcctGAAAGGACCCTGATGAGCACAGACCAGCCCTGAGGACCAAGTTGTCCCTTCAGTGTGGAGGTAGTTGGAAAATACTTAAGCATGTGGTGCTGCCTCTCTTCCAACAGATgtagaagagcagcagctggctctTAGCTGTGTTTATTCAATGGCTAACTATGCCATATGTAgcttttttctcatgtttcatCCCAGCAGAATGCAAAAGGCTTCTGAAGGAGAACAGTGTCATTAGCCCCACTAATAGTGGATAGTGGATAAGGAAACACTGAGAAAGAGAGGTTGGAGTCAGGCAGGAGAAGTCCGCTTTTCTGAGTTCCAGTCCGGGTTTTACCAACTACCTCTTGGTTAATGAATCTGACTGTGCAGAATACAAAGATGATCCAGGAGTTCACAAGGTAATTCAAGCCTGAAGTACTTACttttcccatccctgcagcagccagtCAGGTCTGTTGTAATGCACAATATTCCCATGAACACAGAGCCGAAGGAATTAGGAAACTACTGAGGAGCTTTGCACTTCACTATCTGCCTAATGGGATATTGCAGATTTACACATGTAATAGGGAGGATACTGGAAAGGTAGCTGTGATCAAGAGTATCTGATGCCATCTACCTGGATTCGCAAGGCCTTTGCTATAGTTCCACATCACATCCTTATCTTTAAACTGGAGAGAGATGAATTTGAATGGTGGACTAAGGAACTGGTTGGATGGTCGCAaccagagggttgtggtcaacagctctatgtccaggtggaggcctGTGATGAGTGGTGACCCCAGGGGTCCATCCTtggaccagtgctcttcaacatctttataatgacattgacagtgggattgaatgcactctcagcaagttaGCAGGTGACACAAAGCTGAGTGATGCAGATGATATAACAGACAGAAGGGATGCCatcagagagacctggacaaACCATCAGCAGAAAGACTTTTTGATGAATTGCTTTCAATTTAACAGACTTTTACTGCAGATGCAATGAAGGGGGCATTCCCACTATGAAACCAAAGTGCAGAAATTCagttaaaagcaaaagtaaGGAAGCCAGAGTTTTGAAACCTGATTAATGCAACACTTAGGCTACAGAATTCAAGCCCACACCAATGAGGAAACACAGAAGAAGCATTTCTACCATCAAAGTTAGCTGGATTATGCCACACAGATCTGCACCAACATTTTGCAAGGACAAATGAAGCTAAAACTGCAGGGAAAGCCAAACTGGGGCATGCAAAGGAGGAAATACATCTCAGCCGTAAAGGGGAGGAGCAAGGAAGATATTTGCTGCAATAGTCCTGAGAACTGACTACAACCAGGCATGCCAGGCATAGCTAATATTATGACTGAGAGACAAAGCAACATATGATTTACAGGGGTCTTGAGCAACGTGCAGCTCTTTGAAGCTGTTTACAAACCTGTCCAGAAGGTGATGGTACCTCCTGTTTATTCAGGTGCTTCTTTGCCCTGGGTTTTACACTTGGTTTTCTCACCAGACTCTCAGTCAGGTCTGAACTCAGACCAAAGCTTTCTGGGTCCTTACACAGTTTCTCGTAGACCTCCAGCAAGCAGTATGCATCTGaagctgagaaaagcagaatatgaGCGTCAGCTGGAGTCACTCAAAGTCAAGCAGATTTCCCAATGCAAGGAAGAGACATCTTTGTAAACTCCACTGACTGCACATACCCTGTGAAGCTCCAGCCTACCAATATTACACCCTGTACTCTTTTACTGCACAATCACAAACTAAATGCAGAGCAACTGAAAAAGTGACAGGCCCTGTTTCCTCTGCTCCAATGTAATGCAAACTGTATTGTGCCTGTTTAGGCCACCAGGTACAACAGCTTCAGCCAAACCATTCTGCTCTCCATTGATCCTGAGCAGTGCTTTGCCCACGGTTTATTACTGCACCTCAGCTATGGGAAGGCAACTTCCCCATTAGATGCAATATCTTAAAAAGTAATAACTGAGTTGTTTGCAATCGCCTGCCCACACGCACTGCCATGCGGCCTCTGCTCCTTGCAATGGGAGCAAAGTCTCCAAGCCAGTTTTACAAGTCTTGGTGATTAACTCTTGTGGGAACTGTGTCAGCTTCAAGGATAGCTGAACTGAACAAAGGGCTGGTTCCTTCAGCAGGGACCTTTGATGCCTCAGGAAAAGATTGAGACTCAGACTTCTGACTCTGGGGTAATCAGCACTAAATGCCACCGTTGCCTCCACAGTAGATTCTGTACTACGGTCCCTGACACCATGTCTACCCACTTTTAACCCTACTCTAACAAGCACTTCACTATGACAAATGAACACAGTATTTGTTTcccagaaaggctgtgaaaTGAGGCAGAAGGAAGTggactttcttcctttcatttactCAGATGAGTTTCCACTGAAATGATGTTTCATCAGACAGAATCTGCAAAGCGCAGGAATTTTTTCATAAGGGAAATAATGAATCACTGGGCAGTTTAAACTTCAACCATCAAAACCGTGTCCACAAAAGGACAAACAGAACATGTGCCGGCTCCTCCACGCAGGAACAAACCTCCATGTGCCACTTAATGGTTTTACTGGTGACAGACAACAGACACACAAGGCCTCTAAGAGACAGACCTGCATAGAGGATCTGTTCCTCCCGCAGCGGCCGTTTCTCCCAGTTCGacatctgctctgttttgtcCAGTGGTTTTCCCAGGACGTGTTGCACCAGGAGGCTCAGCCCTTTCTCCGGCTGCCTGAGCTCTCCatcctcacagctctgctctgggggCAGCACATCGACCCTCAGGCCGCCCTTCTTCCAGTCAATGGAGCTCTTCTGCAGCtgatggaaagagaaggaaacaaaacacgTGGTGATAAAACAAATCCTACAACACCTCCTGTGTCGGTGGGTGGGGACACGCAGAAACCCTGTCATTTTTATATCTTGCCTGGCACACCGAATCCTGTTGTTGCAGGCAAGAGCTGGGATGGCATTAGATATACAAAGCAGCTGAATATTTGGTTAACAAACGCATTTGCtggaaagaaatccttcctttctgagaagcaaaaaaatGTGCATTGTCTGACAAcactgcacccagcagcagggctgtgactGAGGCTCTTTGGAGGTTTGCAGGGTGCTCAGCCACACTAAAGGCTGCTGAACACCAACTcaataaaagcacagcagtggtTCAGCACCTTTCCCCTCCTGCATCCAGAGGAAAGGTCTTCCTGCAACACAGCGGGGAACAGCCCTTCTGGAGCTGCCACTTCTCAGAAAAAATGGGCAAATGGTTTGTGCAGGTACTTCAGACACTGCTGCGCTTCCCAGGTTAAGCTGCCCGCCCCAAGTATCTGCATCCTCCCCAACCCAAAGCCTTAAACATCCTCTGCAAATTTTACCCATTAAAGTGGTTGTCCTTAAGAACTCTGCAGATTGCTAAGGACTGCTGTGTGCTGACCACAGACAAACCATGGACATCTGTATCTCAGCTGCACAGACATTCCTGCGCTGAACCCACCCGCAGCCTCGTGTTCAAAAACTTTCCCCAATTGAATGGAGCTCCGTCTCCATTTGGTTCCACTTTTTCATAGCTCACATGAAGTCCATGAAAGGTTATAAGTATATCAAGCACTAACTTTTcagctgatgaaaatgaaatgcttctgtgttttgctACAGAATCAGATTTCCCTTGAAggtcagaagcagaaaaggcCTATTCACTcactcagccacctccctgccAATACAGGATACAAAAACACAGATGCCAGTTATCTACCAGCGCACGCAGAAGACACAGTTTGCCACATTTTCATATGTTAATCCTTACTAGTTTGTCTATTGTGAGTAGGTCCACTACACTTTGTGACTGCTTATCCATGCCTTTCAAAGCAGAGCATGTGGCTGCAAGACTGCTGAGATCTCCAGACATCCCATAACCTGGAGAGACAAAAACCAAATCAGATGATTAGCAAAACTCAAATTATGGCCAAGACAAAATATTGGTGATATATTTATAAACTTTGGTAGGAAGTCTGTTCAGATAGAGAACAATGCAGACTTCCAGGCTCTGCTGTTCCTGAAATAGAACAAGTAGATGAAAAATGCTGAGTTTAAGCTCAATTTTGTTAAAATCTTCTAGGGAAAGGTGAACAGAACAAACTCCACAAGCCTCTAAAAACTTCAGTGGGAGGATCATGAATTAGCCTTGAACTCCTGTGCAAGAGCCTCCAAACAGAAGGTAAAGCCAGGTATGGTGAGCTGCAGGATGTTGGTGTCCAGCAGGGCTGCTTTGGGACAGGGCCAACCAATCCAGAAAGCTCCGGACAGCTTCCCTACACCACTGAAGGTTGGATGCAAGTCGGGGTTTGGTATGGAATGAACCAAGACAATCCCAGCCCTGAGGGGGGAGGCTAACTTGGAAACCTGCTCAAAAAAGGGAGACATCCACTATTACCAGCCATCCTGTTCAACCTGCTTCTTCACATAGGCAGCCTTTGAATACCCGGGGTACAAAACTTATCCTGTGCTAACTGGACTGAGAGAATGACAACCCCTGCAGGACCCAGGCACttcacacagagctgagctgccctCAAGACCTGAGGCAGGGGAGAAGCACATTACCTAGTTTAGTGATGGCTGCATTTGAGTAGAGCATCTGGATGAAATGGGGAAGCTTCTCCTTCTCGTCCTTGAGTTCAGCTTGCTCAAGGAGCCGTGGCAAATCGAGCAGGAACACCTCATCCCTCACGGCGAGCTGAAGGAGGGAGACGCGGGGCTTCCCAACCATGCCAAACGAAGGCCTCCACTCCATGTCAATGCCAACAACCTGCCCAGGCTGCAACACAGACAAAAGCTTTCTGCACTTTGCCTGAAccagactgaaaaacagttaCTATCCAGGGTATCAGTATTGCTTTTACAACAACTGcatctctttgctgctgtgcaaatgacaccaagtgACTTTCACAGTGCCCTCAAACTACACCTATGGGGCTTCCATGCCACAGCAATTCCCAGCACGCAGCCCTTGACTTGAGGACGGAGATGTTAATGCAGTGACCCACGAGCACTCCCATGTACCAGACTCTTATGCAGTTTCTGCTCCCTGATATTCCAGCATACACACCACAGGAACACTCACCTTCAGCACcttttcccagcactgcatcATCTCGTCCCAATTCTGCAATAAGTGAATATTTGCACGTGGAATAGGAAGCTGGTAATAATCCTTCTTCTTAACCTCTTTGTAATTCTCTTCTTTGGTTGTCTCTTCTACCCTGCACAGAAGCAGATACAACAGCTTTAGAGTATTCAGTGAGGGGAAATGCTGGTTTGGAGGAAAACTGGGGCGCCTTAATCCCCTTATTTAATTCTGGCTCTGCATTTCCCCATGACACTCCACTCTGTCTCTTACCTCTTCTTTCCTCACCATCCCTGTCATCTCATTCTCCTTCATCCCGActcctcttttcatttctataaaacaacactgaaatggCGCTGAGACCCCACTGTGCTCATGCACTGCACCCACAGCAGAGAACAGTCAAACCAAAGCACCTGTGACAGGCCCAGTCCCTGtcctcagtgctctgctctccttcccagAACCGATGAAGTGTGGATGACAGCACTGGGCAGCTGTTTCCACGTTGACAGAGATAACACATTTTAGAGATACAGGCATTGGCCCCTGAGGTTAACACAGAAGTCCGTTAGCTCCTGTGGAGTAATGTATAACAGTCATCTCAGACCAGCACTGAATCCAAACAGGAGCTTCTCACTTCCCCACAGAATAAACTGGCTCAGAACGAGAACCTCAAGCTGCTCAGTGCTAGGATCGCTCCCGGAGGGAACAGGTGAGTCTGTCTCATTGCTTTTCTAGCAAAGGCTTCATGCATcgcctgctgctctccagcgTCTCCTTCTCCATCCCCTTCCCTGTAAAATGTCTACACAAGCAGAACAAGAACACGCTGCCAGCTGTGCCCTTGGTGTTCAGATGTGCCACAGAGAGAGATTTGGTGCCTACATTAACACTGTGGGACTGCTGGGAAGATGCCTGCAGAAATGAGCCATCTGACTGCCCAGCAGGACCTTACACAGCACTGTGTCCTTACAGAACACAGCAGAGCCTCCTGGAACGGCCTCGTAGCTGAAGGTCAGTGAATTGCTGCGGCGTCTCAGCCAGATGATGCAATCAGAGGAAAGAAGCTAATAAAAATATCCAGCTATTTTGGCCGTGACACAAATCTCTGGATAGTCTCTTTCCCATAGAGACTTGAAATGGTTTAttatttgagaaaatatttactaacCTTATGTTTAGGGGACTGTGTGCCTAAttttgcagcagagcagctttcacTGTACAAACACTCCTTTCCATGCATTTGTGCGCACGGGGAGGTCAATAtttgtgtaaaatatttaatgaaggTGTGCAGCCTCAGGTCTCCAGGAATATTCtcatctgcagagctggggagggacaaGGGCTGCGACCAGTGGAGAGATGATGTCAGTTATGTGCAGGTACCACCTTGTCCTCTATGGTGTGAACACCCTCAGTGGCATCCTGCTGCCTTTTGAGCtcaataaataataatgcagaCAGACTGTTTTATTAGGTTCTATGGCTCCACTGATCTTACAGTAGCTACTGCAGCAGGTATCGCAACTGGATGAGCAAAACTGGGGCAGCAAAGGATTCTGCCTGTCTGCTACAGCCCCCATGAATGGCAGAGCACATGCTGTCAGCGTGCCTTCACTCCACATGCACAAGACGGAGGCTTCCTGGAGCAGAGGCATGCACTGGGATCCCCAACCTCTTTGGTTTTTATCTCCTGAGATGCAGTTTGTGGCTAGGTCACACTCCTGTTAACCACCCTTTGTGTTCTGAGGGATTACACCTCATGCAAAAACCGCCTGGCTTCCAACAGGCAGATGCTGCAGCTTCAGCACCTACTCAATAAAATAGATGCATTTGTGCTCAGATCCTACACACATCATTTCATTTGTGCTGGTAACCTGGCAGAGAGTCTGAAGATTCctccacagaaagaaacaacctCATATAGCTTCTAAATTCTCACGGGTGAGCTCTGAGTGCACCTTAATAGACACTTCCAGGCACATGAAAAGTAAATGTGCCACGTTCATCGCCAAAATGTGATCTCAGTAAATGGAGGAAGTTTTCGCAAAGCTATCTCACTAAGGAAGCATTATGGCAGAGAGTTTTAAGCAAATACACAGCCCTTGTATGATAAGTGATCTACACTGAACAGGCACAGAACGGGGTATTTACCTCTCTTGCATCTCAAGCTTTTGAAGCTCATCAGCCACTTCAGAAGGCAGCATCTCCTCGGGCAGATTGCAGCGTTGTGCCCATCTTGCCGCTGTGCTCAAATCGCAGtgtctgagcagcagctccatcaggtgcccCTGCAGCCAGCGATTCTCTCCAACCGTGCTCTGGGAGGAATCAGAGGTGAAGAAAGATGTCAGTGCAATGTCCATCGCGGGTGTCTCTCACCCCTCCCAGGAGACAGTGTCCTCCCAAGGGCCAGGAACCAGTGCAGAAAGGGGCAGGaatccctgtgctgcaggacttGCACTGCTCAAGCTCAGCAAGTCTGCACTTCTTTCTGCCAGGAGACAGAGCATATCTGGCTGCAAAGAGCTCACCGGGCTCTTTGGATTCTTCAATAACaaggcagctctgagctgtaTTTGTTCAGGGAATATCTGTCTGAAAGCCGTGGGTGCAGCAGAGAGAAGTGAGGGTAAAGCAACACCATGTAGCCTGCTGGTGGCTAGCACAGTTTGGTTGGTCTCAGACACGAACTATATTCAGCACCATCAAAACCTGTGACTGAGCAGCAAGTACAGCTCTTTGGGCTCATCAGGCAGGTAACCATAGCAGACAATGGCTTTTGGGTTGATTTACATGCTTTGTGCACATGGCTCTGAAGGCACACTAGCAAATATGGCCCATAATAGTCTTCACTTTGACACTCAGATATACCAAGGCTCTGTTCTCTCATTCACCCCCCTGCTGGATGTTCCTTAGGGTGCTgcaacacagcagctgcaattGGAAATCAGATTCCAACAGCCAAGAGAGCTGCAGGGGGTGgcagcagcccctcctgcccAGCCAACCTGTGCCCACACACTGCCCAGAGCACCGCAGCCTCATTCCTCCAACCAGTCCTGGCGACTGGTTCACTCACTGATCCCCCTTAGAAATTAATCTTGTCAAGGAAACTTAATTGTTACAAGTCGAAACTACACGGCAGATCAGGTTCTGCAGATACACAGCTACACTGCTGGGAGCACCACAACCCCTATTTTTTAGGGTAGCAAAAGGCCACAGGAATGAAGTGCCCAGGTGTGCGTGTTCCTGCCATTATTCCTTTGCAGCCCCACCAGGCTCCCGCAGCTCAGAGGCTGTTCCTGGGTGTGGGCACCTTGCTTTTCCACCCCTGcatgtgccagcagtgctgggtgttACAGCGGGGCCATGGGGCCTCATTCCTCACATTCCTTCAGGAACTGAAAGGTGAGAAGTTTTCTTCACAGCAGACACCATGAGCAGAGAGCAGGAAACAAACCTGGTGATGGCCTTGAGCtaaaggggaaggaaaacaaacaaacaaacaacaaacaacaacaacaacccaactGCTGCTCCTCACTTTTTGCCCTCCACGTGTCCTCCCCCCAGACCCCTCTTTGCCCACACTGCTCACACACTGCACCCCACATCTCTGCTCCGtgcagctgagctcagcccagcaCCTGGGGCAGGAAGGGTGCATGGAGACCTGCCTGCTCTGCCGAGCAGCTTCTCACAGTCCTGCCCCCAAAGAACATATTTTCTGCTGAACATCACAGAGCAGTTCCCTCTCCTGGGTTCCCCTGTGTCCATCCCAttgtctttctgcctttttttccacaaCACAAAGTCTTTGGGGTTGGATCTCTCTCTGGTTCAATTGT is a genomic window of Coturnix japonica isolate 7356 chromosome 17, Coturnix japonica 2.1, whole genome shotgun sequence containing:
- the EXD3 gene encoding exonuclease mut-7 homolog isoform X7: METSRSLQTRWWELSGQDPLLLLKTLQLLWTKKEMKKQLKEEIRRGFAGLEDPLAGLLDMLESSSDWKGKGHSLGYYISSELQLWMKEHPAVQQSGTKLKKLQARAFRILEQCPANLLDPLISIYQLHTADRNYLLGHVSHLYHRGDYKEAAILSIKLKLQPDQDVEKMCAPLLFQDKINLVEDYVGEHPELQCRLIQILDTWCEPDFNIRDVARQYQGLSRYKPDKLNRKMLSKLIFRLLDRFNVDPALCPNVINQRHLRTLNYLFYKRFVEKTMTQENWADHVQSTVGENRWLQGHLMELLLRHCDLSTAARWAQRCNLPEEMLPSEVADELQKLEMQERVEETTKEENYKEVKKKDYYQLPIPRANIHLLQNWDEMMQCWEKVLKPGQVVGIDMEWRPSFGMVGKPRVSLLQLAVRDEVFLLDLPRLLEQAELKDEKEKLPHFIQMLYSNAAITKLGYGMSGDLSSLAATCSALKGMDKQSQSVVDLLTIDKLLQKSSIDWKKGGLRVDVLPPEQSCEDGELRQPEKGLSLLVQHVLGKPLDKTEQMSNWEKRPLREEQILYAASDAYCLLEVYEKLCKDPESFGLSSDLTESLVRKPSVKPRAKKHLNKQEVPSPSGQQCKGSDRETPRPPAPISPKEFSVVCDNMLQGLGRYLRCLGVDVRMLENEDDHRKAAEIARQEGRVILTSGLPFQTLQSQVGEGRCFSVNCSGKAKEQALQVLRHFNVRVTLADIFSRCQF